In Aspergillus nidulans FGSC A4 chromosome II, a single window of DNA contains:
- a CDS encoding 60S ribosomal protein uL4 (transcript_id=CADANIAT00004216), translating into MASRPTVSIASGEGKPTGATCPLPAVFNSPIRPDIVQQVHTGMAKNKRQPYAVSEKAGEQTSAESWGTGRAVARIPRVSGGGTHRAGQAAFGNQCRSGRMFAPTKVWRKWHQKVNLGQRRFATASALAASSVPSLLFARGHRIANVPEVPLVVDSKTFENAAVTKTKAAVALLQALGAGPELVKVSKSRKLRAGKGKLRDRRFRQRRGPLVVYNPEVDGKELVRAFRNIPGIETSPVFSLNLLQLAPGGHLGRFIVWTSSAFEALDTVYGTTSSPSALKKDYLLPSNLVANADLARLINSSEIQSVLRAPKGEARTKRANVQKKNPLRNKQVMLRLNPYAAAFSKEKLGQKGVESEKPAPLADGFLKTLHEE; encoded by the exons ATGGCCTCTCGTCCTACAGTCTCTATCGCCTCCGGTGAGGGCAAGCCCACCGGGGCTACTTGCCCCCTGCCGGCTGTTTTCAACTCGCCCATCCGTCCTGATATCGTCCA GCAGGTTCACACCGGTATGGCGAAGAACAAGAGACAGCCCTACGCTGTGAGCGAGAAGGCTGGTGAACAGACCTCCGCTGAGTCCTGGGGTACCG GCCGTGCTGTCGCTCGTATCCCCCGTGTCTCTGGTGGTGGTACTCACCGTGCTGGTCAGGCTGCGTTCGGTAACCAGTGCCGTTCCGGTCGCATGTTCGCTCCCACCAAGGTCTGGCGCAAGTGGCACCAGAAGGTCAACCTCGGCCAGAGACGTTTCGCTACCGCCTCTGCCCTGGCTGCCTCCTCCGttccttccctcctcttcgcccgCGGCCACCGCATTGCCAACGTCCCCGAGGTCCCTCTCGTCGTTGACTCCAAGACCTTCGAGAACGCCGCCGTGaccaagaccaaggccgCCGTTGCCCTTCTCCAGGCCCTCGGTGCCGGCCCTGAGCTCGTCAAGGTTTCCAAGTCCCGCAAGCTCCGCGCTGGTAAGGGTAAGCTCCGTGACCGCCGATTCCGCCAGCGCCGCGGTCCTCTCGTCGTCTACAACCCCGAGGTGGACGGCAAGGAGCTTGTCCGCGCCTTCCGCAACATTCCCGGCATTGAGACCTCCCCCGTCTTCTcgctcaacctccttcaaCTCGCCCCCGGTGGTCACCTCGGTCGCTTCATCGTCTGGACTTCCTCTGCCTTCGAGGCTCTTGACACCGTCTACGGCACCACGAGCTCTCCCTCCGCTCTCAAGAAGGACTACCTCCTCCCCTCCAACCTCGTTGCCAACGCCGATCTGGCCCGCCTTATCAACTCTTCTGAAATTCAGTCCGTCCTGCGCGCTCCTAAGGGTGAGGCCCGCACCAAGCGCGCCAAcgtccagaagaagaaccCTCTCCGCAACAAGCAGGTTATGCTCCGCCTTAACCCCTACGCTGCTGCCTTCAGCAAGGAGAAGCTTGGCCAGAAGGGCGTTGAGAGCGAGAAGCCTGCGCCTCTGGCTGATGGTTTCCTCAAGACTCTCCACGAGGAATAG